In the Gossypium raimondii isolate GPD5lz chromosome 9, ASM2569854v1, whole genome shotgun sequence genome, one interval contains:
- the LOC128032623 gene encoding glycine-rich cell wall structural protein-like: MISKRLRVLALMFVFVLGIVECRKFEEDLDGGARRELTFGGFGGRGIAKGGFGGGGGFGGGFGVGIRGGGGARGGAGGGAGGGFGGGGGGGLGGGAGGGLGGGAGLGGGAGGGAGGGLGGGLGGGAGGGAGGGLGGGLGGGAGGGAGGGLGGGAGLGGGAGGGAGAGGGAGAGGGVGGGLGGGGGAGGGVGGGIGGGAGGGGGFMYLFSINYNSNQFNNGT, from the exons ATGATTTCCAAGAGATTGAGAGTGCTTGCATTGATGTTTGTGTTTGTTTTAGGGATAGTTGAGTGTCGAAAGTTTGAGGAGGATTTGGATGGTGGTGCTAGGAGAGAGCTTACTTTTGGTGGTTTTGGTGGGCGTGGGATAGCCAAAGGAGGATTTGGCGGCGGCGGCGGTTTTGGAGGTGGTTTTGGAGTAGGGATTAGAGGTGGTGGTGGTGCTAGAGGTGGAGCTGGTGGGGGTGCAGGAGGAGGGTTCGGTGGCGGCGGTGGGGGTGGATTAGGTGGTGGTGCTGGAGGAGGGCTTGGCGGGGGTGCCGGTTTAGGAGGTGGAGCTGGTGGTGGTGCTGGAGGAGGGCTTGGTGGTGGTTTAGGAGGAGGAGCCGGTGGGGGTGCTGGAGGAGGGCTTGGTGGTGGTTTAGGAGGAGGAGCCGGTGGGGGTGCTGGAGGAGGGCTTGGCGGTGGTGCCGGTTTAGGAGGTGGAGCTGGTGGTGGTGCTGGAGCTGGTGGTGGTGCTGGAGCAGGTGGCGGTGTTGGAGGAGGGCTTGGTGGTGGGGGTGGTGCAGGTGGTGGAGTTGGAGGAGGAATTGGAGGTGGTGCgggtggaggtggag GATTTATGTACTTgttttctattaattataattcaaatcaattcaataatGGTACTTGA
- the LOC105800699 gene encoding putative ubiquitin-conjugating enzyme E2 38: MALGHEQVGVNKFKQFDCVVDYSDHYYYHQSKPNQKSNSHGTMMINNRNTMKRIMKEWEILEKNLPASIFVRVYEGRIDLLRAAIIGASKTPYHNGLFFFDLQFPSDYPNNPPKVYYRSFGLRLNPNLYNSGYVCLSLLNTWGGKGTERWCPDESTILQVLLSLQGLVLNEKPYYNEPGIKPAWSWESYNADVFALSCKTMLYLMKKPARNFEYFIAAHFRDHASVILKACVAYRNGRVRIGLFDGDAPVGSKKKKVNVSKKFKDSMNELYPELYKAFNRIGASLKNLPEKLEDDGDGKPANGIIGKLKRFWEAMTA, translated from the exons ATGGCTTTAG GGCACGAGCAAGTTGGTGTTAATAAGTTCAAGCAATTCGATTGCGTTGTTGATTATTCAgatcattattattatcatcaatCCAAGCCGAACCAAAAGAGCAACAGCCATGGAACCATGATGATCAATAACAGGAACACCATGAAAAGGATCATGAAAGAATGGGAAATCTTAGAAAAAAACTTACCAGCATCAATTTTCGTTAGGGTTTATGAAGGGAGGATTGATCTTTTAAGAGCCGCCATTATTGGAGCTTCAAAAACACCGTATCACAATGGGCTTTTCTTCTTCGATTTACAGTTCCCTTCCGATTATCCCAACAATCCACCCAAAGTATATTACCGTTCTTTTGGTTTGAGATTAAACCCTAATTTGTACAATAGTGGGTACGTTTGTTTAAGCTTATTGAACACTTGGGGCGGTAAAGGGACTGAACGGTGGTGTCCCGATGAATCGACGATTTTACAAGTCTTGCTTTCTTTACAAGGACTGGTTCTTAACGAGAAACCGTATTACAATGAACCGGGGATTAAACCGGCGTGGTCTTGGGAATCTTACAACGCCGATGTTTTCGCTTTGTCTTGTAAAACGATGCTGTATTTGATGAAAAAACCGGCGAGGAATTTCGAGTATTTTATCGCCGCGCATTTTAGAGACCATGCGAGTGTTATATTGAAAGCTTGTGTTGCTTATCGGAACGGCCGGGTTCGGATCGGGTTATTCGACGGTGATGCTCCGGTTGGgtcgaagaagaagaaagttaATGTGTCGAAGAAATTTAAGGATTCCATGAATGAGCTTTACCCTGAGCTTTATAAAGCTTTTAATCGCATTGGTGCTTCGTTGAAGAACTTGCCGGAGAAGTTGGAGGATGACGGAGACGGAAAGCCGGCGAATGGTATTATCGGAAAACTAAAAAGGTTTTGGGAAGCCATGACAGCTTAG
- the LOC105797778 gene encoding GDSL esterase/lipase At4g16230: MSAEKIPTIFIFGDSIVDVGNNNYINTLAKAMFPNGIDFCKNCLSGRFTNGRTVIDILEQRLGAKDFRPPYLAPNTTGDVVLRGVNYASSGSGILNDTGLIWGGRISLDEQISNFKETKARIVSIIGRRETKRLLKHQSLFIVVTGSNDFFLGKEMISDGSFLSSKFESQLRKLYYLEARKIIVTNIPRFGCTPFERDKNPNAKGCIASFNEDISSYNKRLKRLLMDLTANLTASTFVYADIHAMLKDILQNHRSYGFENSDDACCHKVGVHGGLLPCFSLSKICSNRTKYVFWDAFHLTETSNVIVASHMMDGGLKFMSPMNIRQLVYSSTVHPDD, encoded by the exons ATGTCAGCTGAGAAGATTCCGACGATCTTCATATTCGGAGATTCCATAGTTGATGTCGGAAACAACAATTACATCAACACATTAGCCAAGGCAATGTTTCCAAATGGAATAGACTTTTGCAAGAACTGTCTCTCTGGGAGATTCACTAACGGTAGAACGGTGATTGATATCTTAG AACAGCGTTTGGGTGCCAAAGATTTCAGGCCTCCATATTTGGCTCCTAATACCACAGGCGACGTCGTTTTAAGAGGTGTAAATTACGCATCTTCTGGTTCTGGAATTTTGAACGACACTGGATTAATCTGG gGTGGGCGTATTAGCTTAGATGAACAAATCAGTAACTTCAAGGAAACTAAGGCAAGAATTGTCTCAATAATCGGCAGACGTGAGACTAAAAGGCTGCTTAAACATCAATCATTGTTCATCGTTGTTACTGGTTCAAATGATTTCTTTTTGGGGAAAGAAATGATATCTGATGGGTCGTTTTTAAGTTCGAAATTTGAATCTCAACTTaga AAACTTTATTATTTGGAAGCTAGAAAAATTATTGTGACAAATATTCCAAGATTTGGGTGCACACCTTTTGAAAGAGACAAAAATCCAAATGCCAAAGGCTGCATTGCTTCGTTTAACGAGGATATCAGTTCATACAACAAAAGATTGAAGAGGCTACTTATGGATCTTACTGCCAATCTCACTGCTTCAACCTTTGTTTATGCAGATATTCATGCAATGCTTAAAGATATCCTCCAGAATCATCGATCTTACG GATTTGAAAACTCGGACGATGCATGTTGTCACAAAGTCGGAGTTCATGGGGGTCTACTCCCATGCTTTTCATTATCCAAAATTTGTTCAAATCGAACCAAATATGTATTTTGGGATGCATTCCATTTGACAGAAACCAGTAATGTGATCGTAGCGAGCCACATGATGGACGGAGGCCTGAAGTTCATGTCCCCGATGAACATCCGACAATTAGTGTATTCTTCAACTGTTCATCCCGATGATTAG
- the LOC105800700 gene encoding glycine-rich cell wall structural protein, which produces MAGKVSSKRLGVFALMFVFAIGIAECRKFEKENLGGGFGGGAGGGLGGGLGGGAGGGAGGGLGGGGGGGLGGGAGGGLGGGAGLGGGAGGGAGGGLGGGLGGGAGGGAGGGLGGGAGLGGGAGGGAGAGGGLGGGLGGGGGAGGGVGGGIGGGAGGGVGGGGGFGGGAGGGIGGGF; this is translated from the coding sequence ATGGCCGGGAAAGTGAGTTCCAAGAGATTAGGAGTGTTTGCATTGATGTTTGTGTTTGCTATAGGGATAGCTGAGTGTAGAAAGTTTGAGAAGGAGAATTTGGGTGGTGGTTTTGGTGGTGGTGCTGGAGGAGGGCTTGGTGGTGGTTTAGGAGGTGGAGCTGGTGGGGGTGCAGGAGGAGGGCTCGGTGGCGGCGGTGGGGGTGGATTAGGTGGTGGTGCTGGAGGAGGGCTTGGCGGGGGTGCCGGTTTAGGAGGTGGAGCGGGTGGTGGTGCTGGAGGAGGGCTTGGTGGTGGTTTAGGAGGAGGAGCCGGTGGGGGTGCTGGAGGAGGGCTTGGCGGGGGTGCCGGTTTAGGAGGTGGAGCTGGTGGTGGTGCTGGAGCAGGTGGCGGTCTTGGAGGAGGGCTTGGTGGTGGGGGTGGTGCAGGTGGTGGAGTTGGAGGAGGAATTGGAGGTGGTGCGGGTGGAGGTGTAGGTGGAGGTGGTGGATTCGGTGGTGGTGCTGGTGGAGGAATTGGAGGAGGATTTTAG
- the LOC128032622 gene encoding glycine-rich cell wall structural protein-like: MISKRSRVLALMFMFVLGIVECRKFEEDLDGGARRELTFGGFSGGGGAKGGFGGGGGFGVGISGGGGARGGAGGGAGGGLGGGGGGGLGGGGGASGGAGGGAGGGLGGGGGGGLGGGGGASGGASGGAGAGAGASASASAGGGASGGAGAGASGGGGAKGGAGAGVQGGVKGGAGGGARGGVGGGAGGGAGGRASGGGKFGGSVSGGFSVGGGGGGRIGGGF, from the coding sequence ATGATTTCCAAGAGATCGAGAGTGCTTGCATTGatgtttatgtttgttttaggGATAGTTGAGTGTCGAAAGTTTGAGGAGGATTTGGATGGTGGTGCTAGGAGAGAGCTTACTTTTGGTGGTTTTAGTGGGGGTGGGGGAGCCAAAGGAGGATTTGGCGGTGGCGGCGGTTTTGGAGTAGGGAttagtggtggtggtggtgctAGAGGTGGAGCTGGTGGGGGTGCAGGAGGAGGGCTCGGTGGCGGCGGTGGGGGTGGAttaggtggtggtggtggtgctAGCGGTGGAGCTGGTGGGGGTGCAGGAGGAGGGCTCGGTGGCGGCGGTGGGGGTGGAttaggtggtggtggtggtgctAGCGGTGGAGCTAGTGGGGGTGCTGGTGCTGGTGCTGGTGCTAGTGCTAGTGCTAGTGCTGGAGGTGGAGCTAGTGGGGGTGCTGGTGCTGGTGctagtggtggtggtggtgctAAAGGTGGAGCTGGTGCAGGTGTCCAAGGAGGAGTCAAAGGTGGTGCAGGTGGTGGTGCTAGAGGAGGCGTAGGTGGAGGAGCTGGAGGAGGTGCAGGTGGAAGAGCTAGTGGTGGTGGAAAATTTGGAGGTAGTGTAAGTGGTGGGTTTAGTGTtggcggcggcggcggcggaAGAATTGGAGGAggattttaa